The genome window TCCTCCGTATCTCTAGCCACAGCATTAAAAGCCTTCTCCACTCCAAACGTGATCTGCCCTAGCGCTTGTTATggcactgctgctgttgttgtctaCACGGGACTGCGCAAAGAGCCTTGTGAGCCAGGCGGGAACTGTGTCAAGAGTCCATGTGAGCTCCTGGTCAGGTGGCTGGCGGATAGATGGGTCTGCAGGCCCGGAGCCGGAAAggggagggaggaagggaggagGATAAGAGaaaaagggaggggggaaaGGCGGAGGGAGTGTAGAAAGGACTCAGTTCTGAAAGCAAGCATGCAGGGAGCTGGCTGGCTCAGCCTGCACGTGAGGGGCAGTCTTTCATCTTGCGGGGAGGAACACTGTCTGCAAAGGAAAGGgcgggggtggtggtggtgacgGAGGGGTTTGGGTGTTGTGTTTAGAAGTAATAGGGCATTTCCAACTTGATCTGATATCCATAAACAAAGGCCTGTTTGTGAACTCTCTGTGGCTCTCATTGTGAACATACAGTGACTTACTGTCATAATATGATATGATGTATTTAATGGTGTTCCCTATTCCAGAAGGtttggtgtgtgtgatgtgATATATCGTAGGCTATTTTATTAGTTTATGATTGTTTGTGACAGTTGAGAGATGTAGATCTTTAACTAGATGGCATGCTGTGTCTATTTCAGTTACTACCTCTCCTATTTTTCCATCACTCATCAGTAAAAGCATTGTCAAGCAGGTTACTTGAAGGTATGATTCGGCAGGACTTGGGCATTTTTTCCCTTATCTCATTCTTATCAgattaaaaactgaaaagactGCACAAAAATATCCCGGTCAGAGTTGTTGTTCCTCAAGCtgtcacttttctttctttcttttttttttcttctcttttctaaaTTGTTCATCGGATCAAATTTCTGTTGTCCCAACAAGGTCAgggttttgtgtctgtgtttgcaaAAGTCTGCCAAGTAAGCTCAGATGAAAGCAGATGATTGCTCAACACTTCAACTCTCTACTAGTTTGTGCCTGTGCACTGAGTTTTGGACCCTCTGTGCTCTTTCAGGTGGTGTTATCTTGTACGCTGGCTCGTCTGGAAGTGCCAGTCCGAGTCCTGGCAGCCCGTCAAGTGGATACCAGACCCAGTCGCCCTCCTCCCACTCGCAGCCTTCATCCCCGGAGGGTGTCTCCTTTCAGGAGATTGGAACCTTGAAGCAAAGAGGGGAGCCAGGGGGAGGAACACCTTCCCCGAAAATGGTCTTTCAGTTTCCCGAAGTTAACAGTGCTCCAGTTGCGCAAATTATGACGGTGTCATCACCGACCTACAACCATCCCACCGTTGCCAAAAGGCCTTGTGGCTTCACTGGCACGTTCACCAGTAAGTACCTACTCGCCACCCTCCTCCCTGTTCTCCTCCTTCCTTGGCCATCAGCAGTTTTTCATTGTGTTTCTTCACCTGACAACCGTTGTGACTTCCTCTTTCACAGAAACCGGAGGTATGGTGCTTCTGTGTAAGGTGTGCGGGGACATCGCATCTGGGTTCCATTATGGCGTGCATGCCTGCGAGGGCTGCAAGGTGAGACCAAAGAAAGGTTATATTATGCCACGTCTTTCCTTTTCATTgtgtacaaaaaacacaatgacACAAAAGACACCCTTCACAGCCTCTATTCTTCCTACCCTCCTTCCGCAGGGTTTCTTCAGGCGCAGCATTCAGCAGAATATCCACTACAAGATGTGTGTGAAGAATGAAAACTGTCTCATCATGCGCATGAACCGTAACCGGTGCCAGCACTGTCGCTTCAAGAAGTGTCTCTCCGTGGGCATGTCCAGAGATGGTGAGAGATCATGTCATTGCATGAAGATATTTAGACATAAGTAAATTCTGATGGATTTATTCCCACCAGTATTTTACACTGGCTTAAACAGTGAATCTCTTTAATCCGCTTTGTACAAGATGCGAAAACAAAGTCCAAATTCATTTCTGTCACAGCTTACAACAAAGGCATAATCCCACTGTCAAAGCCACTTGCCTTACTCCTCATCAAAAAGTTGAATTTTCTACTTATCTCCTTTCCACTATTTCCTCCTCTTGTCTTTGTCCTCCTCTGCCTCCCTTTCTCCTTGCGCTGCTCTCTGATTAATGGCAAGAGGAGCTGGAGAGTCCCAGTAGTCATCAGTCATGTAGAAACTGTGAAAAATACTAGTTTATTTTAGGAAACTGGGGCACAAAGTTGTTGATTACCCTTCCCGTTCGCAGTCACGTACGCTCTTTCCCGACACGGGCATTTCAAATCATTTGAGATTTAATGTTATTCTGTCCAGTTAATCACAAAAACATACACTGCTTCAATTTGAATATTAAACATATGATTGCAGGTAATCAGCTTTTGTGTGTTATTTTCACCTTCAGGAGTTAAATCTCCAGGGGAAGATGGCTAAACTAGGTGATAATAaatcacgttttttttttttttttctttctggtgCAAACATTTTTAGCtgaccccccccaaaaaagccaGAAGCGAGAAATCAACTGCTAATTCATCAGATttgaaacatttatattttgtgaatAAGCACACAAAACACCGTAAATGAAAAATACGATAATAACAACATAACGTTCATGGGAAAGGTAGCTCCACCCACTTTCTGGTTTTCGGCTGATGTCTGCGACTCGCCAGCATGAAATTGATTTTTGATCAGCCGCCTTCGACCCTTTGTCTTTTCGGCTCTCTCACCTGCCTTTCTGTACCTCTGACCTTTCCACTCATCACCCACTGTGTCACTCTGCTAATGACACCACGTTTGGTGGTATTGACCCAGTGACCTACTtctagagggaaaaaaagagagagcctGCGCTTCACTGAAAGGCAGAAAGAGAAGGACTCgtgggggaggaggaggtggtgtagcATACAGTGTACTATAAATAGGACTGTCAGTGGAGGTAGGGCATCGAGGTGGGGGGAAGGGAGGAATGTAAAGGCTGAAGAGGATGAAAAGATGGAGGCTTCTGGGTCTGTAGTATGGTGTaacagctgtgatggagaaagaATAGTCAGAGACAGATGAGAGATCTTGGGATTAGTAATACATCTAGATTAGAGTTTGAGAGCCACATGTAGGATATTTGTTTGAATGTGAACATTTTACGCATACAAGTGTCAGTGCTGTAAGATGCTAACAGAGATGCTCGTTTCTGTCTGCTTTTGTCCTCAGCTGTGCGTTTTGGGCGTATTCCCAAGCGGGAGAAGCAGAGGCTTTTGGATGAGATGCAGAGCTACATGAACAGTCTCAATGAATCGGCTTCCATGGAAATGGAGGTGTCACCTCCTCCCGACGCGCCGTGCAGTCCACAGAACCAGACGAGTGAAGGAGCCGGCTCCATAATGCAGTCTTACCACGGTAACGAGAAACCACTCAAGATGGCTGCTGGCAACGGCAACCTTGGCGCTTCCTCTTTCCAGAACAGCGCGGCGCAGGAGCCTGCCCTGTTGCACGCAACTGCCCAGACGCAGCACGCAGTTCAGGTGGAGCAGGCGAACCTGACAGCTAACTACCACGTCCCCCCTAACTTCCCCGTCCCACCTACAGGCAGCGAAAGCACCACCAACGCAAACGTCGACAACGCCAAGTACACGTTCTCCTCCAATCAGAACCAGTGTCCTGTCAGCGGTAACATGTCGTCTCAGGGCtacacagccaatcagaacagtttcccagccaGAGAGTCCTCAAACCAAAACCAGTGTCCCTGGAAGCTGAACGGAGGAGCCAAGGTTCTGGTGAGTCTCCCTCTCCTTTTGACTCTATGAAAGCCTTTTTAAATTCCAGTCAATAAAATGCCCATAAtgcttctctttctctgtcttctgCAGGCATGCCCACTTAATTCATGTCCTGTGGCTCCGGCCAGTCGCTCCAGTCAGGAGGTGTGGGAGTCTTTCTCCCAGTGCTTCACCCCTGCTGTTAAAGAAGTGGTGGAGTTTGCAAAGAGCATCCCAGGCTTCCAGAATCTCAGCCAGCATGATCAGGTCATGCTGCTCAAATCTGGTACTTTCCAGGTATGCCTCTTTGAATACGATTTGTGTCTTTGGGGCTTTTCTTTTTACGTTTCTTTTTCCCTCGATGCTGAACTGCTCTTGTTTTGCTGACAGGTTCTCATGGTGAGGTTCTGCTCACTGTTTGACCCCAAAGAGAGGACGGTGACCTTCCTCAACGGACATACATACTCACTGGCATCCTTGAGAGCCCTTGGTATGGGCTCATTATTGGATTCCATGTTTGATTTCAGTGAGAAGCTAGGATCTTTGGGTCTGGAACCAGATGAGATGGCACTTTTTATGGCTGTCGTGCTCGTATCTGCTGGTAAGAGTCACGCAGCTATGTGCATACAAGCTCATacttctcacacaaacacatttcttaTGTCTAATGCTACTTTGTttgctccttttttctttttttagatcGCTCTGGTATAGTGGAGGTTGGCGCAGTAGAGCAATTGCAGGAGAATCTAATAAAAGCTCTGCGTTCACTCATCACCAGTCGCCGCCCAGACGACAGCACGCTCTTCCCAAAGTTGCTGCTTCGTCTGCCGGACCTGCGCACCCTGAATAACCAACACTCTGACAAGCTTTTAGCTTTCCGCATAGACCCTTAAGTTCAGACAGCTTAATGGGGTAACTGCCTTTGGGAACCGCCTTACTCCATATGCAGGCCTGGCTTGCTACTTTCCCTACACCGGCCGCTGCATGATGGACGGCAATTTTGAGAGATCTCCCAGGTCTGATGTTCCAAGAGAGCCGGGGAAATATGAGTGAAGAACGCAGGCAGAGCAGAAGGTGGTGGAAGCTGATGAACATAAACCGATCTGTGCTCCAGTTGCTTCCAATTGGACTGCTagaaaactgttaaaactgtagAGTTCTTCCTTGAGTTTTTCAAGACAAAATCAAACCACCGTCGCTTCTCCCTCTTGGAGTTTGTTTTTGATGTaaagaccaaaaaaagaagGGCGAGCCCGTTGATCCTCAccagacttttttttgttatctcACAAAGCTAACGGAAAGGAAGCACATACTTTTTTgccctgaagaagaaaaaagaaaggacagACATTCACCAATAATGATCTCTTACTGTAAATTCCTGCCACAAATGTAAAGGCACTTTTCATACATTGAGAAACCTctgaaatcaataaatatatatatatatatatatatagcaataGAAATGTTTaacacagtttgtgtttgcccTGTTGAAATGACATAAGCTATTTTCACATCATGTTATCATGTGAGGAAtctttatagaaaaaaaatcacccatTTGTGATTGAGAGATGTATACCATTTTTACGAAAATGAGACTGAGGTGCAATGTATTTGTACGCGGTGATCAGGGAGAAATTATTGGTCATTTTAGACCATGTCTGATGGCTTATATGATAAGATGTTCTGTTGTAAATTTTGTACAGGGCCGTTATTCTCGGTTTGTACCGGCGTTTGTTTGCAGATTCTTGGATATGTAAATGAAATTAGTATGGAGATTATTGTATGATGTCACACATGATTGATTTCTCTACAGGACGCAGCGTCTGAACGATGTGCTCCGAGTATAAactttttatttgaatatatagcGTTGAAATAAATGTATTGTCAACGGACAGCATCGGCCTGTGAatattttgtaaatgttttatgGTTACGCCATAGATTACCATTATTAAATAATGTTATATAGCATCTTCTCCTTGTTCTCATCTCTTTTCATTTTCCTCCTTAATGCGATGCCGAGACATACCATACAGCCGTAGCCTAGCAACAGATGCAATGAGCCAATCGTGCTTCAGGTCTGAGAGCCACTGGGGGCTTTTATAATAACAAGAAACACCACTTGatttttgagtgtgtgtgtgataacaAGTGAATGTAATTCCAAAGACTTATGGGAATACTAGGTGTTATTCTTTGCTGAGAGAACACAGCGACCTTTTGCAGAGACGAGATGATAAGCAAACTGAAAGAGATAAACTGGATTCTGGTGAAGGATGAATGCAAATGTAGGACTAACAAGGCAGTTGGATCAAAATGCTCTTCATGAGTAAAGTCTTGTTACCAGACACGAGGAGAAATCATATTGATATAAACATTTAGGAGCAAGTTCCATAAACTGCAGCTCTGCCTTTAATAAGGCTCCATAATGTGCACAGTCACTGGCATTGCTTGTTTTAAAAGGAAATGATTTAGACAAGTGCGTCACACCCAGAATCATGCATCACAATAGCACAGCTTCAATTATATTTCTAGGTCTGACAGGCTTTTGACTGACTCTTGTATTTTTGAAACAAACATACTAAAGAAGCTGTGACTGCTTATAAGAATATAGCAGTCACGGATCCAACAGTAGTTCCACATTATGTGAAAAAAATTAGCAATAGTACACATTTTCCTCGGtgccaaaaaatgaaaaatgagtaCGAACCAGAAGCTATCTATCTATTTATCTACGAACGCACCTGCACTTTTACTGTCATTGATCCATCAGAAAGAAATACTGGAAGCCTGCAATGAGGAGAGCCTATAGTCCCTAGGGGTGCTTTGTTCCAGTCATGCCCATAAATCATGTTGGTCTACGCCTGCCGCCTACTGGACAGCACAGTAACGGCAGGAGCACGTTTTAGCCTCCCACTACAAGTGTTACAAGTTGTAACACATCTGTCATATGATAATCGTACAAAAATACTGAATGGGCTGCAAGACCATCACCAAAAAGCTtggtgagaaggtgacaactgttggtgtggttatttggaaatggaagaaatataaattCGCCCTTCAATCCCCCTCAGTCTGAAGCTCCATTCAAGATCTGGGGTGAGGATGATCAAGAGCAAAGTGGTGCATCAGCCCAAAGGAGGAACGAGGACCTTGCTAAAAATCGGAAAGCAGTTGGGACTGCAGTCACCAAGAATACCATTTGTAACACTACATTTTAATGCATTCAAATCCTGCAGCGTCCGCCAGGTCCCCTCAAGAAGTACAGATCCGTCTTAAGAAAATATAgcggtcagatgaaaccaaaatcaAGCTCAACACCATCATACTTTCATTTTTACCAGGCAGATTAATCAAATTGAAAGTGGGCTGttgttttcctttcctttttcactTTGTTATTATGTAATGGAATTAAAGGGCCCACAGAAACCCTTCCACCTACAACTTCACAAAATGATGACTTTAGTCTGCTGATAAAATCGGTGCTTCCTAATCATACTTAGTAAACCCTGCAGGAAAACCGTATTTTCGTTTTACTTCCTTACTGTCAATTTCAATTTACAAACATCTCTGCAAGCAGTAATCACAGCCGAGATTTCCTTTTAAATGTTCCCAGTTGTTTCAGTAATAGCAAATCATGCAAGGCCAACAACATTAGAAGTCTGGAGGTTTAGGTTGAGCCTAGACTAGACTACATCCTCTCACATCACGATTTGAAACAAACGGAACATACTGTCTtacccccctctctctctttctggttGACTTTTCTCTggggaataaaaacagaaagcttGTAAAAGTCTGGTATTTACTTTGTCAGTGATGCAGGTCTGGCCGCCACATGGGACATATTTCTCTTGGCTTCTTTCGCCATCTAGTGGTCACAGGAAACTTTGACGTTAGAATTTGTATGGAGTGAATCTGGGATTGTTGCCCCCAAGCGGCGGACAGACTGTCCTCTGTTGTGTCTTTGTAAACGAccatctctctgtctctctctttttttttagcattgtgttattgtgctCTGCTTTAGGGAATAGCAAAATCAGAACAGTTTTATTATCATGATTTTTTCCCCAAACATTTATGACATTACAATGcaaaaaaatatgaaacaaattcATCACCATCAATCATCATTGGTTGCAGTCAAATAAGCTCCATCACTCTTAATATATAGTATATAGTGTACCTCCAACCTTTCTATTATTATATGTTTTCAAATGCTCCAGCTACCCATCTCACAGGCCCACCTTCAGACTGATGGCACTCCCTTTCACTTACAAACTGCCGAGAAGAATCTGCCTTGCTCTCATAATACTAGACTGAATccaacttcttttctttttattttttttctttgttttatttttgttgttgttcctgcCTGCTAATgtagcaatcagaattattgtctgacggccaaaaaaaaaatgccatctGAGATGTTCTGAGAGAGGCGGAGGTGGAGACCTGACCTGACACATAGACAcggacacaaacatgcattctcACCCTCACGCTCACACTTTCCGAACATGAAGACACACTCACGCTCCCCATACACACACTATACTCCCTGGTGCCGGCACCTACACCCCCAGAGGGGCAATCAACCTCCAGACTCCAGACAAGATGGTCCGCTTTCCTCTAGGGTGGAGACAACAGACCGACCTGGTCCacgcagcagcagagcagcccaCCAGCCTGCATGCGTTTGCCATCACCTGTCCAGTTTGACTCGTCtcccaaaacaaacaatcagAATTTTAGAAATCTTTCCCCAGAACTCACCTTATCACATGACCATAAACATGAATTCAATTTCTTTGTTTAAACTTGCGTCTCCAACAGTTTGCAGTAGGCCTTGGCGCAAGTCTCAAGAGTCTGGAGGGAGTCCAATAAAACAGATGCGTAATCTGAAACTGAATAACACATGTC of Maylandia zebra isolate NMK-2024a linkage group LG5, Mzebra_GT3a, whole genome shotgun sequence contains these proteins:
- the LOC101468050 gene encoding nuclear receptor subfamily 1 group D member 1, with product MENSPGGGVILYAGSSGSASPSPGSPSSGYQTQSPSSHSQPSSPEGVSFQEIGTLKQRGEPGGGTPSPKMVFQFPEVNSAPVAQIMTVSSPTYNHPTVAKRPCGFTGTFTKTGGMVLLCKVCGDIASGFHYGVHACEGCKGFFRRSIQQNIHYKMCVKNENCLIMRMNRNRCQHCRFKKCLSVGMSRDAVRFGRIPKREKQRLLDEMQSYMNSLNESASMEMEVSPPPDAPCSPQNQTSEGAGSIMQSYHGNEKPLKMAAGNGNLGASSFQNSAAQEPALLHATAQTQHAVQVEQANLTANYHVPPNFPVPPTGSESTTNANVDNAKYTFSSNQNQCPVSGNMSSQGYTANQNSFPARESSNQNQCPWKLNGGAKVLACPLNSCPVAPASRSSQEVWESFSQCFTPAVKEVVEFAKSIPGFQNLSQHDQVMLLKSGTFQVLMVRFCSLFDPKERTVTFLNGHTYSLASLRALGMGSLLDSMFDFSEKLGSLGLEPDEMALFMAVVLVSADRSGIVEVGAVEQLQENLIKALRSLITSRRPDDSTLFPKLLLRLPDLRTLNNQHSDKLLAFRIDP